In one window of Massilibacterium senegalense DNA:
- a CDS encoding flagellin N-terminal helical domain-containing protein — MRINHNIQALNAYRNLSNNQFQVGKNLEKLSSGLRINRASDDAAGLAISEKMRSQIRGLQVAERNALDGVSLMQTAEGAMTEVHAMLQRMRELAVQGANDTNTDSDRAEIQKEIDQLIKEIDSVAEKTEFNTRKLLDGTSAILTYVQTTNTSKALDNIEIVDPNLKSGDYQVNISGVVFKDTMVQPAAGLQQGDIVFSVSGATSVKTDANAMAFGLYTVNVRNFVNDGGTKSARIEVIGPDGIPVEEPKSIELDGNKQIIAGLSIDTSKITSAGTVKVRLEAEAKVQLNKKDAAGAYQPDVFQKTLTTTNGVFEHGGARFTYETSITAGDTNFNIVNNALAFQIGPNTNQNVMIDVAELSTVRLGIESLKVTTQKDANNAIHQLDQAIEKVSSIRAKLGATQNRLEHTINNVQVTRENLTSAESRIRDADMALEMTTFTKNNILVQSAQAMLAQANQLPQGVLQLLK, encoded by the coding sequence ATGCGTATTAATCATAATATTCAAGCACTAAATGCTTACCGTAACTTATCAAATAACCAATTTCAAGTAGGAAAAAACTTAGAAAAATTATCTTCTGGTCTTCGCATTAACCGTGCATCAGACGATGCAGCAGGTCTTGCGATTTCAGAAAAAATGCGTTCACAAATCCGCGGATTACAAGTAGCAGAACGAAACGCATTAGATGGTGTATCATTAATGCAAACAGCAGAGGGTGCGATGACAGAAGTACATGCGATGTTACAACGTATGCGTGAACTTGCAGTCCAAGGTGCCAACGACACAAACACAGATTCAGACCGTGCAGAAATCCAAAAAGAAATTGATCAATTAATTAAAGAAATTGATAGTGTAGCAGAAAAAACAGAATTCAATACTCGTAAATTATTAGATGGAACAAGTGCGATTTTAACATACGTACAAACAACAAATACTTCTAAAGCATTAGATAATATTGAAATCGTGGATCCAAATTTAAAATCAGGAGATTATCAAGTTAACATTTCAGGCGTAGTTTTTAAAGATACGATGGTACAACCAGCAGCAGGTCTTCAACAAGGGGATATTGTATTTTCAGTAAGTGGTGCAACAAGTGTGAAAACAGATGCGAATGCAATGGCTTTTGGACTTTATACTGTCAATGTACGAAATTTTGTGAATGACGGTGGTACAAAAAGCGCTCGTATTGAAGTGATTGGTCCAGATGGTATTCCTGTTGAGGAACCAAAATCTATTGAATTAGATGGAAACAAACAAATAATTGCAGGTTTATCCATTGACACAAGTAAAATTACTTCTGCTGGCACAGTAAAAGTACGTTTAGAAGCAGAAGCAAAAGTTCAGTTAAATAAAAAAGATGCTGCTGGAGCATACCAACCAGATGTATTCCAAAAAACATTAACTACTACTAACGGTGTATTTGAACATGGTGGTGCACGATTCACATATGAAACAAGCATTACAGCGGGTGATACAAACTTTAACATTGTAAACAACGCTTTAGCATTCCAAATCGGACCAAATACAAACCAAAACGTAATGATTGACGTCGCGGAATTAAGTACGGTTCGTCTCGGCATCGAAAGTTTAAAAGTAACAACGCAAAAAGATGCGAATAACGCTATCCACCAATTAGACCAAGCGATTGAAAAAGTATCTTCTATCCGTGCGAAACTTGGTGCAACGCAAAACCGTTTGGAACATACGATTAACAACGTGCAAGTAACACGTGAAAACTTAACATCTGCAGAATCTCGTATTCGTGACGCAGATATGGCGCTTGAAATGACAACATTTACGAAAAACAATATCCTTGTTCAATCTGCTCAAGCAATGCTTGCACAAGCGAACCAATTACCACAAGGTGTGTTACAATTATTAAAATAA
- the fliS gene encoding flagellar export chaperone FliS has translation MFRLAELITEEALYQKTPQEITALLYEAMLDHLENAIRKIETKDYVEVNESLKKCNDILKRLGAGLNYDAGIIADQLESVYMYVDNLLFDANVKKDAEKVKEAHKLISMISEAWHQAMINKETKANTRTHNMSTYDNLSAYED, from the coding sequence GTGTTTCGCTTGGCAGAATTAATAACAGAAGAAGCGTTGTATCAAAAAACGCCACAAGAAATAACCGCTTTATTATACGAAGCAATGCTTGATCATTTAGAAAATGCCATCCGAAAAATCGAAACAAAAGACTACGTCGAAGTAAATGAATCGTTAAAAAAATGCAACGACATTTTAAAACGATTAGGTGCTGGTCTTAATTACGATGCTGGTATTATCGCCGACCAATTAGAATCGGTGTATATGTATGTCGATAATCTTTTATTTGACGCAAATGTAAAAAAAGATGCAGAAAAAGTAAAAGAAGCTCATAAATTAATTTCGATGATTAGTGAGGCGTGGCATCAAGCGATGATAAACAAAGAAACAAAAGCAAATACAAGAACACACAATATGTCTACATATGACAATTTGTCAGCATACGAAGATTAA
- a CDS encoding EscU/YscU/HrcU family type III secretion system export apparatus switch protein gives MMISKSYNQSRRRATNGPSAAVVRYDEGTDAAPTVVAQGTGEIARQLIAMAQKNDIPIQENSSLVQNLLDMDLGENIPPQLYNVMAEIFLLLEEIERKY, from the coding sequence ATGATGATTTCAAAATCGTATAATCAAAGCAGGCGGCGGGCAACGAACGGTCCGTCCGCTGCAGTTGTTCGTTATGACGAAGGAACCGACGCAGCACCAACAGTCGTAGCACAAGGAACAGGGGAAATCGCTCGTCAACTAATCGCAATGGCTCAAAAAAATGACATCCCTATTCAAGAAAACTCTTCCCTCGTACAAAACTTGCTTGACATGGACTTGGGGGAAAATATCCCACCTCAACTATATAATGTAATGGCAGAAATTTTTCTTCTTTTAGAAGAAATTGAACGAAAATATTAA
- a CDS encoding methyl-accepting chemotaxis protein, giving the protein MTLRKKLLFSFLLVNACLLIISGISIGSLVKTNRAYTNILENQVDVLIHINTLVEIVYGEQKAERGYFLYGDQKYKDNFMKRIKGYEETSNYILKMSDNKEVKNLVEELNEIHHTYQSDISDLIRAQDTKSMEREQLLMNTKEASSIANEFSEKTDKLLQLQMKIVKDEREKVKKSSGQTLLFIIMISMVATIIGIVVAFITSRSIRLPVNELRKKADQAASGDLTGDDLRSHSKDEIGALVQSFNQMKQHLKVVLTNIQSMAKNLEVSSNQLALSGDETTKATNEMTGKVQKIAEHATQSSQTTQEAAVAMEEMAVSVQHIAENTSEIADLSADTAFESTNGKEAVKSAINQIKSIQDTVGKLAQVITQLNERSSQISEITEVISAISAQTNLLSLNAAIEAARAGEHGKGFAVVADEIRKLADQSSRSTEEIAQLILEIQNDTTHAVKAMEQGTEEVAKGVRVVEGAGQSFTNINELIQKVAGQIEVVSSSSEELSASVEEVTASIQNVAEQSNETNLSTQNIAAGSEVLLATMEEVEMRIKEVHNIVHEMNNVATQFKL; this is encoded by the coding sequence ATGACCTTACGGAAAAAATTATTATTTAGCTTTTTATTAGTAAATGCTTGTTTACTAATCATTTCAGGAATAAGTATTGGTTCGCTTGTTAAAACAAATCGAGCGTATACGAATATTTTAGAAAATCAAGTAGATGTACTCATTCACATTAATACATTGGTAGAAATTGTATATGGGGAACAAAAAGCAGAACGCGGTTATTTTCTTTACGGGGATCAAAAATATAAAGATAATTTTATGAAACGAATAAAGGGATATGAAGAAACATCAAATTACATCTTAAAAATGTCTGACAATAAAGAAGTAAAAAATTTAGTAGAAGAATTAAATGAAATCCATCATACGTATCAATCTGATATCTCAGATTTAATCAGGGCTCAAGATACAAAAAGCATGGAACGAGAACAGTTATTAATGAATACAAAAGAAGCAAGTTCTATAGCGAATGAATTTTCAGAGAAAACCGATAAACTTTTACAATTACAAATGAAAATTGTAAAAGACGAGCGTGAAAAAGTGAAAAAGAGCTCCGGACAAACATTGCTCTTTATCATTATGATTAGCATGGTTGCCACAATCATCGGTATCGTCGTTGCCTTTATTACAAGTCGCAGTATTCGCCTACCTGTTAACGAATTACGTAAAAAGGCAGATCAAGCAGCAAGCGGCGATTTAACGGGAGATGATTTAAGATCCCATTCAAAAGATGAAATCGGTGCTTTAGTACAATCATTTAATCAAATGAAACAACATTTAAAAGTGGTATTAACGAATATTCAATCAATGGCTAAAAATCTTGAAGTCTCTTCAAACCAACTCGCTTTAAGTGGAGATGAAACGACGAAGGCAACAAATGAGATGACAGGAAAAGTACAAAAGATTGCTGAACACGCTACTCAATCTTCTCAAACAACGCAAGAAGCAGCAGTGGCAATGGAAGAAATGGCAGTTTCCGTTCAACATATTGCAGAAAACACATCGGAAATTGCTGACCTTTCAGCAGATACAGCTTTTGAATCAACTAACGGAAAAGAAGCGGTGAAATCAGCGATTAACCAAATAAAATCTATTCAAGATACGGTAGGTAAACTAGCGCAAGTGATTACCCAATTAAATGAGCGCTCATCACAAATTAGTGAAATTACAGAAGTAATTTCAGCGATTTCTGCTCAAACGAATCTTTTATCATTAAATGCAGCCATTGAAGCCGCTCGTGCTGGGGAACACGGAAAAGGTTTTGCAGTTGTGGCGGATGAAATTCGTAAACTAGCGGATCAATCGAGTCGTTCAACAGAAGAAATCGCCCAACTTATTTTAGAAATACAAAATGATACCACTCATGCGGTAAAAGCAATGGAGCAAGGAACAGAAGAAGTTGCAAAAGGGGTACGTGTTGTTGAAGGTGCAGGACAATCGTTTACAAATATTAATGAATTGATCCAAAAAGTAGCGGGGCAAATTGAAGTTGTCTCCTCCTCTTCAGAAGAATTATCAGCAAGTGTGGAAGAAGTGACCGCTTCTATCCAAAATGTTGCGGAACAATCAAATGAAACCAACCTTTCTACTCAAAATATCGCTGCTGGAAGTGAAGTATTACTAGCAACGATGGAAGAAGTCGAAATGCGTATTAAAGAAGTCCATAACATTGTTCATGAAATGAACAATGTGGCGACACAATTTAAATTATAA
- a CDS encoding N-acetylmuramoyl-L-alanine amidase — MIVIDPGHGGVDAGAVANGIQEKDWVLEISLYQFNRLKELGVPVRLTRHQDDTLSPKERAAFVKKSGALYCISNHFNAGGGEGVETIHSIFSRDTLAKECAEAIHKAGQPLRRAFSKKGQNGYDYYFMHRDTGKVETVIVEYGFLDNVRDFARLKNKDYRLTLAEAVVQVLARHYLPSHISQEKISSKIYTVQIGAFKQKTNAENLVKELKIKGYDAFIK; from the coding sequence ATGATTGTTATTGATCCAGGCCATGGAGGAGTAGATGCGGGTGCCGTTGCGAATGGGATTCAGGAGAAAGACTGGGTGTTAGAAATATCACTCTATCAATTTAACCGATTAAAAGAATTAGGAGTGCCAGTCCGGTTAACACGTCATCAAGACGATACATTATCACCGAAAGAACGAGCAGCATTTGTAAAAAAAAGTGGTGCCCTTTATTGCATTAGCAATCATTTTAATGCTGGGGGCGGAGAAGGAGTAGAAACAATCCATTCGATTTTTAGTCGCGATACACTGGCAAAAGAATGTGCAGAAGCTATTCACAAGGCTGGTCAACCGTTGCGTCGTGCCTTTTCGAAAAAAGGACAAAATGGATATGACTATTACTTCATGCACCGCGACACAGGAAAAGTCGAAACCGTCATTGTAGAATACGGCTTTTTAGACAACGTTCGAGATTTCGCCCGCTTAAAAAACAAAGATTACCGTTTAACATTAGCAGAAGCTGTCGTACAAGTTCTTGCACGTCACTACCTACCATCACACATATCTCAAGAAAAGATAAGCTCAAAAATATACACCGTTCAAATTGGTGCTTTTAAACAAAAAACGAACGCTGAAAATTTAGTGAAAGAATTAAAAATAAAAGGATACGATGCATTTATTAAATAA
- a CDS encoding competence protein ComK has product MTEILMEYQLNEKTMALIPAKHERAQTLVMETDGTFYVQESIESILEQACLDGGSSLEGRRKSVIHRIGAKHKVPIPICPIAGIYMFPTSATKSMNCTWFNYRKIIHIEPLMVEKLPSTKVLFLNSTSTIVPVSYHIMDSQLRRTAQCIAQFSQSAFQPNKGWPL; this is encoded by the coding sequence ATGACTGAAATATTAATGGAGTATCAATTGAATGAGAAAACGATGGCATTAATTCCAGCAAAGCATGAGAGAGCACAGACATTAGTCATGGAAACAGACGGAACATTTTATGTCCAAGAATCGATTGAATCTATTTTAGAACAAGCTTGTTTAGACGGTGGTTCGTCGTTAGAGGGACGAAGAAAATCAGTCATCCATCGCATTGGAGCAAAACATAAAGTGCCAATTCCGATTTGTCCGATTGCTGGTATTTATATGTTTCCAACAAGCGCAACAAAATCAATGAATTGCACATGGTTTAATTATCGTAAAATTATCCACATTGAACCCTTAATGGTGGAGAAATTGCCGAGTACAAAAGTTCTTTTTTTAAATAGTACATCCACGATTGTTCCAGTATCGTATCATATTATGGATTCACAACTACGAAGAACAGCACAATGTATTGCCCAATTTTCGCAGTCTGCCTTTCAACCAAATAAAGGATGGCCCTTATGA
- a CDS encoding YvrJ family protein codes for MEVWLSFIQEVGFPAVVTLYLLYRIETKLEALNGSVIELPEKIAECTIKNREVS; via the coding sequence ATGGAAGTTTGGTTATCGTTTATTCAAGAAGTTGGATTTCCAGCAGTTGTGACACTTTATTTGTTATATCGTATAGAAACAAAACTGGAAGCTCTGAATGGTTCTGTCATAGAGTTACCAGAAAAAATTGCAGAATGTACGATCAAAAATAGGGAGGTTTCATGA
- a CDS encoding DUF2922 domain-containing protein, whose amino-acid sequence MQKKTLALQFMTDQDKTFTLSIDAPVEPVNEALVNQVMDTIIAEKFITTTTGFLKAKKGAQIIDRSVVEITVTP is encoded by the coding sequence ATGCAAAAGAAAACATTAGCACTTCAATTTATGACAGACCAAGACAAAACGTTTACATTGTCGATTGATGCACCAGTAGAGCCAGTCAATGAAGCACTGGTGAACCAAGTAATGGACACAATCATCGCAGAAAAGTTCATTACGACAACGACAGGCTTTTTAAAAGCAAAAAAAGGTGCCCAAATCATCGACCGGTCTGTAGTTGAAATTACTGTTACACCATAA
- a CDS encoding DUF1659 domain-containing protein, translating to MAVESKMNTQLRLVLQKGVNAKGEMMLASKVITGLHLDATAEQCNRIGRLIASLQKFPLERIERVETNLIQE from the coding sequence ATGGCAGTTGAAAGCAAAATGAATACTCAGTTACGTCTAGTTCTGCAAAAGGGAGTGAATGCAAAAGGTGAAATGATGCTCGCTTCGAAGGTGATTACAGGACTTCATTTAGACGCTACAGCAGAACAATGTAATCGAATTGGACGCTTAATCGCGTCGTTGCAAAAGTTTCCATTAGAGCGCATTGAGCGTGTGGAGACAAACTTAATCCAAGAATAA
- a CDS encoding sigma-70 family RNA polymerase sigma factor codes for MSFDQLLFQYEPLIYRVMNTLHVYRNKEEYYQVGLIALWEAERSFSEEKGAFLPYAYTVIRGRMLDYLKKQKKYESETPTTFEEQLEGSYEMNTFDTLQEYVDLLTPKQQKWLVYTFERDYSLKQIAELEQTTVEAVKSWRKQALKKIRSYCIMERDAVRS; via the coding sequence ATGTCATTTGATCAGTTACTTTTTCAATATGAGCCGTTAATTTATCGCGTGATGAACACATTACACGTCTACCGCAATAAAGAAGAGTACTACCAGGTAGGATTGATTGCATTATGGGAAGCGGAACGTTCTTTTTCAGAAGAAAAAGGTGCTTTTTTGCCGTATGCATACACGGTAATTCGAGGTCGCATGCTGGATTATTTAAAGAAACAAAAGAAATATGAATCCGAAACACCGACAACGTTTGAAGAACAACTAGAAGGATCTTATGAAATGAACACATTTGATACGTTACAGGAATATGTCGATTTATTAACACCCAAACAGCAAAAGTGGCTCGTTTATACATTTGAACGAGATTATTCTTTAAAACAAATTGCAGAACTAGAACAAACAACGGTAGAAGCAGTGAAATCGTGGCGGAAACAAGCACTCAAAAAGATTCGGAGTTATTGTATAATGGAAAGAGACGCAGTTAGGAGTTGA
- a CDS encoding PD-(D/E)XK nuclease family protein has protein sequence MDFQIQTYPTFSWSLSRHKTLMNCPRQYAFHYYVSHNGWLNNATPLAKHAYRLKKLTTLPLLFGSATHGFIERSLKDYMDGRPIPSAERFNQMIRKNLNNAFKISTQMPQLWQERPSKYPMLHEIYYDGAISPDAIAEMNERIDGCTTHFYKSKSYETLTDSSTHIVQVERFDRMFIEELPIYVSLDVLYKDHNGTWYIVDWKTGYEYEDDPLQLALYALFVMDKYTLASLDNLVIRNEYLFLGKTKEYTLSNDLLHRIDYTMKASIEEMKKYLVDVEQNQPVDLTDFPAYPEPKKCQRCPFQELCQHRAN, from the coding sequence ATGGATTTTCAAATTCAAACGTATCCGACCTTTTCCTGGTCGTTATCACGACACAAAACATTAATGAACTGTCCGCGGCAATATGCCTTTCATTACTATGTATCCCATAACGGTTGGTTAAATAATGCTACTCCGTTAGCAAAGCATGCCTATCGGTTAAAAAAGTTAACGACGTTGCCCCTTTTATTTGGGAGCGCCACACATGGATTTATTGAACGATCGTTAAAAGATTATATGGACGGTAGGCCGATTCCAAGCGCCGAACGATTTAATCAAATGATTCGAAAAAATTTAAATAATGCGTTTAAAATATCGACACAAATGCCACAGTTATGGCAAGAACGGCCAAGTAAATATCCAATGCTCCATGAAATTTACTATGACGGTGCCATTTCACCAGATGCAATTGCAGAAATGAATGAACGGATTGATGGATGTACAACTCACTTTTATAAAAGTAAGTCGTATGAGACCTTAACCGATTCATCTACACACATTGTCCAAGTGGAACGTTTTGACCGGATGTTCATCGAAGAATTGCCAATCTACGTAAGCCTAGATGTCTTATATAAGGATCATAATGGTACATGGTATATCGTGGACTGGAAAACCGGATATGAATACGAAGACGACCCGTTACAGTTAGCATTATACGCCCTATTTGTCATGGATAAGTATACGCTTGCTTCTTTAGATAATTTGGTGATACGTAATGAATATTTGTTTTTAGGGAAAACGAAAGAATATACGTTATCGAATGATTTGTTGCATCGCATCGACTACACAATGAAAGCAAGCATCGAAGAAATGAAAAAATATTTAGTGGATGTCGAACAAAATCAGCCTGTCGATTTAACCGACTTCCCTGCTTATCCAGAACCGAAAAAATGTCAACGTTGTCCGTTTCAAGAATTATGTCAACATCGAGCAAATTAA